The proteins below come from a single Danaus plexippus chromosome 20, MEX_DaPlex, whole genome shotgun sequence genomic window:
- the LOC116774005 gene encoding MICOS complex subunit Mic10-like: MSTHEDGRDFEDRYTACFVDFGMKICTGLLIGSLLGGFFLRGYKKWPMYIGGGLGFGIAYSNCENSLNNFLLATDPKVCVIKKTP; the protein is encoded by the exons ATGAGTACACATGAGGATGGTAGAGACTTCGAAGACAGATACACAGCATGCTTCGTTGATTTTGGGATGAAAATAT GCACCGGTCTCCTGATTGGCAGTTTGTTGGGTGGATTCTTTCTTCGCGGCTACAAGAAGTGGCCAATGTACATCGGTGGGGGATTGGGCTTCGGAATAGCTTACAGTAACTGTGAGAACAGCTTGAACAACTTCCTACTTGCTACGGATCCTAAAGTGTGTGTTATAAA AAAAACACCATGA